GAGGATCGTCTGGAGGCAGCCGGCCATCTTCGGGAACCGGAAGGTGCTCAGGCTGACCAGCACCAGCGGGTCAGCGGGCACGCGCTCCGCGACCGGCACCACGGGCCCGACCCAGGTCAGGTCCGACCGGGACCGGGCACCGGCCGGGTCGAGCGACGGCAGCGAGGCGACCAGGCGGAGGCGGGCTTCGGCCAGCGAGCGGGCCGGCTGCAGCCGCTGGAGCCGCATCCCCAGCCCCATCGGGCCCTTCAGCCAGCCGCCGCGCAGATAGGCGTCGTACAGGTGCTCGAGGACGACGTACGGCGTGCCGGCCGCCCGGAGCTCGGCCATCACGCCGAACAGCAGGCAGTCGACCACGACCACGTCGGCCGGCCGGTCGGCCAGCGCCGCGAGGACGTCGCGTCCGAGGCCACGGTCGCCGAACATCGCGACCAGGGCCAGCGGCGAGTTGGCGTCGAGCGCCGAGAACGCCCGGGCGTGCAGGGACGGCGCGACCTCGAGGCCCGCGGCAACCAGCGACTCCCGCTGGCGCGGGTGACCGACGAAGCGGACCCCATGGC
This genomic window from Nocardioides cynanchi contains:
- a CDS encoding glycosyltransferase; translation: MAEIVFVTWDGGGNVPPAVGIATELVARGHGVRFVGHPRQRESLVAAGLEVAPSLHARAFSALDANSPLALVAMFGDRGLGRDVLAALADRPADVVVVDCLLFGVMAELRAAGTPYVVLEHLYDAYLRGGWLKGPMGLGMRLQRLQPARSLAEARLRLVASLPSLDPAGARSRSDLTWVGPVVPVAERVPADPLVLVSLSTFRFPKMAGCLQTILDACAGLDARVVVTTGPVVDPAELRAPDNAEVHRFVPHAELMPRAALVIGHGGHGTTMQALAHDVPLVLMPMHPLLDQPMVARSVASAGAGRVVPKKASAADLTPVVAAMLADGPHREAAARLGAEIRALPGARNAADRIESLMTDGAPQPEHPLARP